One Sylvia atricapilla isolate bSylAtr1 chromosome 21, bSylAtr1.pri, whole genome shotgun sequence genomic window, AAAGactatttttcttccacaggaACAGAGAGCAAGAAGGAAGGAGACGAGTTTTCCCATCTACTCAAATACAGCATTACACAAAATACCAGCCCAGAGACTGtaaggaaattaaaagatgCAGTTGTGTGTCTGACTAGATTTTGTAGATGAGGAGCTCAGGAGGCACAGAACACAAGTGATGTTCCCCAGCTGGCTCAGCACAGGAGTGCTCAGATAagctgtgctggccctgcacagcacagggggacTAAGGGAAGCTGGGCTCAgggccctgcccagcacaggggttGGTGACAGAAGGTGAGCTcgccctgcacagcacaggggggGCTCAgggccctgcccagcacagggggctcagggaagctgggctcagggccctgcacagcacagggggctCAGGAAAGGGAGCTGGGCTgcccctgcacagcacagggggctcagggaagctgggctcagggccctgcccagcacaggggttGGTGACAGAAGCTGGGCTCAgggccctgcccagcacagggggctcagggaagctgggctcagggccctgcccagcacagggggggctcagggaagctgtgctcagggccctgcacagcacagggggctcagggaagctgggctcagggccctgcacagcacagggggctcagggaagctgggctcagggccctgcccagcacagggggctCAGGACAGGGCTCTGCACTCACATGGACATCTGTCCTGTCGGCCACCCAGCGCGCCAGCTGCTCCGCCGCGAAGCCGCGCACCTGCAGCTCGTAGGTGTCCCCTCGCTTGGGCTTCCCCTTGGCTGGGAAGTTAATGAAGGTGGGGGCAGAATTCATGttcagctgcagggagagagtTCACACAGGGCAGAGCCTATGAAAGGACTATTTAGTAACACGGTTCTGCGCTATTTCTGGCTTGCAATATTGTTGCTAAATGAGAAAAGTTAGTTCATTGATTTAATGGCCGTggctttttagaaaaaaacagtaGGCAGCACACAGCTTGCATTTCTGTATGTCATGCACATTTTTTTTGAATGTTTCCTCTCCAAATACTACTTTTGATAAAGAAATCTGCAAAACAGCAATATATGATTCAGAAATCTAGGAAGGCCATAGCTTgatgaatgcatttttaatgttacactaaggaaaaaaaattaatgagagTAATAAATAGAAATCTCTCTTCAACTCTCCAGTTTAAAAAGCttccatttaataaaatatcactGCTGAAACTGGGCAGCTGTTAAATAGAGATTAGTACCTCTTTAAAAACAAGTTAACATCTGGAAGACTGTAATGACCTATTAATGTGACCTATAATTGCAAGTGCACATGGAATCTTCTCACAGCTGGAGAAATAGAAATGTGGTCACACAATGttaatagaagagaaaaatggctGGGTACTTGAAAGGAAATTAGTTAACCCACACCAAAAGCCTAATCTATCATTCTCTAGTAATCTAAAAATTGTAATAGCTGTTCCTAATGACATCAGTGCTTTCTATCTTACATCTTCATGTACCACAGAGGGATTCCATTAACAATTACACCATAAGTTATTAGAGGAGACATCTCAGggaaaaaagtcaaagaaaCCAATTCACTCTTTGTAGCTATTCCACATCTGTCAGTTCTGTTAATATTCCTACCAACGTGCTCAGGCCATCTTTCTTCCAAGAATGACAGCTTTTATCTTTTCACTCAGTTGTTCACTGTAACACTAAATTATGTAACATCTTTGCCTTCTTtcccaaaacccaaactgaaAACAAGGTTAGAAGAGCAAAAGACCTTACCATCTGAAACACGTCTGAGCCTTCATCAAAATCCAccatagcaaaaaaaatcttgttggTAAATGCACTGGAATACCTCCAGGAGTTTGCCAGAATCTGGTATTCCTCATCAGCTTGCCTGAAAAACACACCAAGTGAGATGAAGTTTATCCACAGCAGAGTTGtaaagcagctgagggagctgtgcccaCCCACCCCATCCATGGGTACACCCCACACCCACCCCATTAATTCTCTAGGGTTCAAATGAAAGTTTGAGTGTTAATGAAATAATTGAAGCACAGACACTCATCTACCACCAGGTGAAGCATTTGGCACCtggttttttaaatagaagGGCAAGATGTGTTGAGTCCATGAACACAGGCAGAAGTAATTTCTAACTGAGAGGTGAAATAGAACCCAGCTGCTCACGATTTGCCAGCCCACAGAGCACCAAAACGTGGCCAGGTGTGCCCTTTCCTCCAGGTCAGAGGGTGAAAACCAAGAATTTCAATGGACTAGGTATAAAATTCACCCTTACACACCTCTGCCACCTCCAGATTAATACAGGAAAGCTAGAATATGGTTAAGGATCGAGGATATTGGAATTATAAGTAAGTTCCAAGCAATATACTAATTAAAAACAAGATTTAATCTCCATGGCCAGCAATAATTCTACAAACATTTCTTCAGCAGCTCATGCCAGGAAAGTTGAACTTTCACTGTGTCTTTCTCCAGAGTAAACACTGTTTCTGCAAAGCAGGGATTATTTTAGTAGAGAGATAAAACTAAGGCTTATGTTCTTTCCTCACAAACCCATTACACATATATTCCCACACACTAAATTGCAAAAACAATCCTACTGTAAACTTGGATACATATTCCTCCCACGTGTGTCAAAGTTCAACCCTGCTCTTAAATTTAGTTCCCTACAAAGCATCAGATAATTTTCAGGTTCTAATTAAGGACTAAAGGAGCTCATACTTGCACACAACACACTGTCTGTGAGGCTGAAGAGCAGTGAACATCACAATCACTGAGTAGTTTCTGGGCGGTGCCTTCACAAGGCGCCGGAATTTGTCTCCGTTCATTCGGATCACGGATCTTTTACTGGCCCACTCCATCAGCTGGTTCACTTTTTCTGATAACACCATCTGAAAATCAAGACACAGCAACACTGTTGgggttttcttaattttttttttctagtctcACAGTACAGTCTTAGAAGTTTTTAGATTTGCTGTAACAAATACCACAGGTATTATAACCACCCAGGTGATGTGATAGTGATACTTCAGTAAGATTTTGCAAGGCATTCAAAGAAGCTTTTAACAGTCATGTTAACATAATTCATTAACTTCAATCACCCAATAACACACACAGCTTTAAGCATTCAGCATGACCAGGCTGCTGAAGACCCTCAGTCCTTCCTCACAGTAGCTGCAGGATTTCTTTCAGCTGTACCAACCACCTCCATCCCTTCCACAGCCTTTATTCTATACTAAGCATCAAACTGTTCCAGCTTTCAAAAATCGTGGCAGTGGAACCAACACCAGAGATGGAACCAACctcaacatttcattttcagcactgctgggaaaaaaagaaccataattcagaatatattttaaaaactgagatgTGCTCAACActaaaatattccttaaaaaGGAGACAATCTATTCTATAACATTATGAGAAGAGGCATTAAGTTTGACGAACTCATAAATGTTGCATTTATCATAAAGCACTTCACTACTCGTTAACACCCTTCTTCAGATAAATATGTTAGAGGAAATCATCATAATATatcctgaattggaagggaGCCAGTAGGAGcatcaaagtccaactcctaACCCTACACAGGGAAGCCCCAAGAATCTCGCCATGACAATAATCATAATAAATTATTCTTCTCTGACTTACAAATGACACAAGTACACACTTACATATAATGTATAGACTTATATATATACGTGTATACTTATATAGAAGGATTTTTCCACACCCTGCAGGTCAAGTGTGCGGAAGGAAGCTGCACCTTAGCGACTACAACCAAAGACCACCCATCGTCCCCCCAGCAAACTCCATGCACTAGGAAGACAACACTCGTACAGTGCTCCTAAAAAGAACTGAAGACCCTGGAAACAAGGACCTTCCCTCCCTGCGAGTTCCCTCAGGGCGAGGACCGGGGGTGAGGCCAGGCCACCCCGCGGGGCCCCAGCCGGCCCTGCCCTCATCCCGCTCAGCGAGAACCGGCCCCAGCGCGGCGCGGGGACTCCTGGAAAGTCtcacctccttcctcctctgccccgCGGCGCCGGGCCCGCCATATcccgccagcagcagcagcaccagcgcCAGCAGCGGCACGGGCAGCGCCGCCATGGCCGCCCCGCTtcgcccgccccgccggccctgAGGCCCCGCCCGCGAGGCGCCCATTGGCGGACAAGGCGGCACGAGCGCGCTCGCCGGCCTCCGATTGGCTGAGCCTGTGGGAGCGCGGCGAGCTGGAGCCGTGCCATTGGTGGAGCCCTGAGGGGTGGGCGGGGCGAGCCCTGAGGGGAGAGCGGGCCCTGAGGGGGAAGGTGCCGGGACCCCGGGACGCGGTGGCCGCTGTTGGGGTCTCTGAGCTGCATCACAGAGCCCTTACTGTTcgaagggacctctggagatcatccgAGACAGGGTCTCCCGGAGCAGGTGACACACCGTTGTTCACTAAAGTCGGATTCGTTACCCGGTGTGCAATAAGCTGATAACCACACTGAGAGAGAGATTGATTTATATTAGAGTTGTGCTAGCCATGGGTGCTCAGTGGTGTTCTATAAATCAAGCACGCCAACTCTCAAACCTTTTTACTGTTTATACGTTTTTACAAACAAAGGAATTTGTGTTCACTGGCTACAAGTAGGGTAGGTCTCTTATTAATTAGTATTCTATCTTCTATTGGTCAATGTTTCTCTTTGGTTTTCATACTAATTAGTGCACATGCTCTGACTTTGTCTCCTTTGGGTCAGTGGGTTGGTGGTCGTGATCTGCCCCTGCTGGAATTACCTTTCCCCAGTTAGAACTGATttcagcccagctgctgggtTGGCTTTGTTAGTGTCTTCCTTCCGCGGGAGTTCTGCAAAATGGGCCGTAAATTCTGCACTATTTGTGTCCACTGTCATTGGTACATCCTCCTTACCAAGCTTTGTTAACCTCCCCCTAAGCCTCAGATAATTAAAACATGTCAAGCCCTAAACCTTAACACGGCAGTTCtaccaaaaaataatttttttcccagcatgtGGTCATTACTTAGAGCTTGAGACCTGCTGTTTCATGGATTGAATCTCCTTCCTTGTTGATTAGGCTAGAAAGTATACAAAGCTCAAACATCAAAGAACATCCTTTCTTAAGAAAATTTAACATAATCCACAGattgaaacaaacaaatgctttcaggttttgagtatctccaaaGAGGATTCCACATCTTGCTTaggcagctgttccagggctctgccacctTCAGTGTAACGAAGTTCTCCCTCTTGCTTCAGATACATGCTTCATGTTATACACGCTATAAATTGCTGGATCTTGTGTTACAAATATTGTTAAAATCCAAATGCCCCGGGGAAACCTCAGCAGGTGTGTGGTGGGTTAAGGCTCTGACGCGGAATCGCCAGGGAGAGATGAAGATTTCCTCACgcttcatgttttattttaaaattatttttaacttctattTGCACTAAAATCCCAGACTCTTTTTCAACCCGACGCTTTCGCCGATTGAAAGTAACCCAAGAcaggggaagaaagaggaaaaagttaTGTGTCAGAAGTGGGATTCGAACCCACGCCTCCATACGGAGACCAGAACACCCAAACCCGCCGCGGGAAGGCGCGGAACGCCTTGAGTCTGGCGCCTTAGACCACTCGGCCATCCTGACACTGCGACTGCAGACGCAGCCGGGACACACTTAACATTGCTATCACAGCCATACCCGCTTTTCCCTATCCCTTGGCCCCTCACAGAGAGTCCATCTGCACCCGGTAAGTCCCggagagcagccagggaaccgccggcccggccgcggAGCTCCGCCGCGGCGAGGAGGAGCCCGGCGTTACCCACAggcccccgccgcgccgccaCTTCCGCCGCGACCATTTTGTTCTTCACCGGCGTCAAGGGTACGCGCTCGGCTCTCATCATGTTCCCGGTTGCCAGGGCCGCGCAGAGCCTCGTCGGTAAGCGCAGGGGCGGCTCTCGGGGTCTGGGGGGTTCCTCACGGGGTCTCTCTCGGTTTGTGCCCTGCGCTGGGCGGATTGTCCCTCAGCCCCCGACTCGCACCCGAAGAGGGTCGTGTGGGCGCCTCAGGGGCTGCGGTCGGCTCTGGCGTTCTTCGCTTCCCgcttgttattttatttctttcagccttttttttttttttttttttaatctcctaGTTGCTTTTTGATATAAGACTCCTTTCCTTGGTGCTTTCTTTCCCAAGTACCTAAAGGCACGTTCTGGCCTGGTAACCTGCGGTGACAAGGGGTAGTCAATACCCAGCGCTTAAACTCAAGGTTAAAGTTACCCCTTCAGTGATACAAACCCCGCAATGtctgttcctctgctcctgggtCACCTTGTGCTTATCCCGAGGTGCGGGCGGCTAAAATAAACCTATCTCGGTAGATACACAGgcttttttatgtttaaatgaACGCCTTGTGTAGCCTTACAGAGCATGCGAGGGATGTAGTAACATTATGGCTATCACCGTCATCTTCTCTAATCACCGCTGGGTATAATAATGCAAACCATTGACCTGAGACtagaaggttttattttgtaatatcTTCATGCACACATCAGCCTCTCATCAAATGCTTTGTACACAACTAATGGGCAATCTGTCTTTTGTAGctgctgctttgatttttcactGTTGCCTTTTCTTTAATGAGTGGCTTTTATAGTGTACACTTCTAATGTACATCATGTGAAGATAtcactgtgtattttttctccattatttaTCTCATGCCCATGGGATATATCagtttccttcctcctctcccttcaaAAATCCTGAGGGAATGAGGCAGGTGTTTCCCACATCCACTACCTTCAACCACAGAATTTGATGGTGAGCTTCATCCTGACATTGCTTGGGTACACGTACTGCCAGGATTGATATTTGCATCCAGAAATCTAAAAATGCTAAGCACTGAACAAAATACGTTTTTAGAGAAACAGTAATACTAAAAATGATAAAAGCAacttagaagattttttttttactggaattaGACTTAAAGAATAAATTTCTAGAGAGAAATTGAGAGCGCTGAAACAAATTCAAGTATTTTTGTGCATATCCTGTGTTTTGGAGCCATTCCAGTCTTCTTGAAAAGcacttttaatctttttaacaCTAACACTTGCCCCTCTGCTGGTGGGAGATGAGGGCTGTGAATGGTTTGAGCTTATATTTGAGttgatttctgtttttgttAACACTCCTCAGCTCGTAGGATCCAGCACACTGCAGTCAGACAAGCCCATCGCAAGCACGAGCCAACCTTCCACGATAAATATGGAACCACGGCCCTCCTGGGTGGAGCTGCTGTGTTCTTATCTGTCTGGGGCTATGTAAGTTGGTTTTGTCACCACTCTCTTGTGATTCGAGCTGCAAACCTTAAAACTGTCAATTTTTGCCTGTTTGAAATCAATTCCGTGGTTAGAATTGAGGAGCTTCTTACATAAGCGGATAGTGATGTGATAGATGTGAAAGGTCTGTTAATTCTCAGCTTGATTTTCAGTTATTACTCAAATTTCTGCATCAGTCTGTTGGCTGATTTGAAAATGTATCAGAAACACAAGTGTTCTCTCTTCTACTTGGCATTTCAAACCTCTACAGGTAcagctttcagcagcaaaatttCTAGATGAAAATACCAATATGATGGTGGTGGGGTTTTACATTCCAGACTCTTGATTCTACAGTTGGgtattttgaaacagaaaactgaaacatttaaatgttttgataGAAGAGTTTTGATAGAAGTATATTCCACTtgtttaattagaaaataaatgggaTGTTGTGTTCTAGTAACAAGAAATCTGtactgaaaacaataaaaataacccTGTGTCAGAAAGTTTCTTTGATTTCAGAGTTAATAATCTTGGGTTTTATCCCTTTGCAGGTGCTCACACAGCTTAAAATTGAGTGGGGCTTTTCACCTGTTGGCAGAGTCACTCCAAGGGAATGGAGGGAGTAACAGCCTCTGCTTCTAATGAGCTGGTCTAAACTTTCACTGAGAAAATGGTTGTGTAATGGCATTTGTTCCCTGATTACCACTTGGACAGTGGTGTTTCTGGTCTAATAAATAAACTTAGAAACCTGTCTGGCTCTTCAAGGTTTCCTCTGTGCTCTTCTTCTGCTGAAGTGTAAGAAATAGTGTAAAAACTCCCCAAGTAATTTTACACAGTCCCAGTTATTGCTGTAAAGATCAGTGGTGGATAAAGGACAAGTCCAGAAGTTGAGTTTTCATGAATCAGCCTCACTGCATTCCCCCTGCAGAGTGCACATCCCTTTACAGTTGACTTGCAGTGACCCAAGTCGagctcccattttttttccccacaaaaagatttttatggTTTGAATCCCTCTGCCAGTAAAGCTGCTTCTCCCGTGACCCCTGAGAATTGcgaagaaattaaattcagttttgagTTGGAGAGGCTCCACAGGAGCAGGCGGTATCTCAGGATCAGTGGGACTTTCCTAATGAATTTTTAGggaatcccagaatgatttggggtggaagggactCAGATGTGGGGCGGAAGGGACTCAGATTTGTGGTGGTTCCAACCCTGTCCGCATTTAACTTTTACAGTAGAAGTAAACCTTCCGTTTACAGTAGAAGCAACCAGATAATGAGGTGAGAGGAGAACGCTTATCGGATCACGCCGGTGTTTCATGATCAGAGactcccaggctgctgtgggttggaatggacctcGCAGTCCGCCCTGTTGTATCGCCGCGGGGGCGGGCTCCTGTCGCGATACGGCGACAGCGGCCGTGGCCCCGCCCCTCCGGCCGGCGTCACGTGAGGGCCGCGTCAGCGGCGCGGGTCACGTGGTGCGGCCGGGAAGGCGGCCGGCGGTCCCGGGCCGGCAGCGGCCGGCGGAGCCCGCGGCCCCGGTGAGTGCGGCCCCCGCTCGGGGCTCCCTTCCCTCCGTCAGTGCGGTTCCGGCCTCAGGGCTGCGCTCCGCCGTGCTGCGGGGCTGTCCAGTGCGGACCTTCGGGGCTCCCGCTCCCCTCCGTGCCTGCGGACCGGCGTCTCTCCGCGGCCTCAGGGCGTGCGGACCCGCCTTGGGGCTCCCGCTTTCCCCCGTGCTCCGGGGCTGGCCCCGGGCCGTTGTCACCGTGCTCCCGGCGGGGAGGGGTGTGCGGGAGGCTGCGGCGGTGCGGGGCCCACAGGGGAGGGGAGAGCACGGCCGGGGTCTGTGCAGCCCCTTGGCGGGATGTCCGCGGTGTGAGGGCGGCCGGGGATCggggctgtcccctcagcagcGCTCCTCCGTGTCCCAGCGCAGCCCCGGGGGCAGAGCGGCGTTTCCTGCTccgccgcagcccccggccgTTCAGCGGGACCGGAGGAGCTCCCGGGGTCCCGCAGCACCGCCGGGCTCCGGCCGCCTCTGCCCGCCACGGAGCGTCCGCCTTTCGGGTCCTGCCACAAGTCAGGCTGCGCTCGCTTGGAAAATCCCTCCTGAGCTCCCATCAGTGGCCGGAGAAAGCCTCTGAGCGCATGAGTCACGGAGCTCCCGTTCCACATCTGGGCTGCTCATTCTGTCCCTCTGAAACACCTTCTTAGTGTTTATCCCTGTGTCACCTTATGATGGCAGCGCTCTGTGCACAAGCGcctttttctaattaaaagcGTAGTGTGGGTATTCTAGAAAAGGGCTAATAGTTGTTGATGGTGCTTTGGGGTGAAATCTCACAATAATGAGCAAAAGCAGCACAACTTAAGTGTTGTCTCCCTGTGTTCGTGTTCCGGAAATTGTGTGTAAGTAGTGTGAAGTTGAAGTCTTAAAGTCTTTCTTGCAGTCAGCAAAGGTCGAGTTTCTGTGTTTAAATACTTGTTGAAATGTGTGGATGTAAACAGGCAAAGATTTGGTAGTGTGGGACTTTGTGTGGATGACAGTGCCTTGTGTGAGCACAAACACAGTTTGattagaaattaataattataatgtattttcttattaGAGAAAAGacctgaagctttttttttcttcccaggtGGCAAAGCAGGGAAGCAAAAGCTAACATTATAGGTAGTTTGCTGTCCTTactcttcttatttttactgtattatGCATTCCACGTTGTTCTGCTGAGTACTTTGAGACTGAGCTTAAGGCTGAGGAGCCCCCATTGACCTTGGTATGCTCATATAACAAGGAGTTATAAATTACATTCTACTCATAATATTTCCTATgatttttccaaggaaacaTTAATGTTTTCCAAAAATCTGACTTCAGGAGCTTGCGAAAAGCCAAGAACGACTTAAAGGATTTGCTAAGAATTTGTTTTAAGTACTGTAAAACTCATTAGAAGTGAACTAGAATGTTTTCaatgtgtgctttttttttttttttttccctgcgCAGTTGGTATAGAAATAAATTCCCTGAGTGCAATTTCCACCCTCCGCTGACCAAGCAAAGGCTTGTTAAAGTCTT contains:
- the COX7B gene encoding cytochrome c oxidase subunit 7B, mitochondrial → MFPVARAAQSLVARRIQHTAVRQAHRKHEPTFHDKYGTTALLGGAAVFLSVWGYVLTQLKIEWGFSPVGRVTPREWRE
- the MAGT1 gene encoding LOW QUALITY PROTEIN: magnesium transporter protein 1 (The sequence of the model RefSeq protein was modified relative to this genomic sequence to represent the inferred CDS: inserted 2 bases in 1 codon; deleted 1 base in 1 codon), translated to MQLRDPNSGHRVPGSRHLPPQGPLSPQGSPRPPLRAPPMARLQLAALPQLSQSEAGERARAALSANGRLAGGASGPXRGGRSGAAMAALPVPLLALVLLLLAGYGGPGAAGQRRKEMVLSEKVNQLMEWASKRSVIRMNGDKFRRLVKAPPRNYSVIVMFTALQPHRQCVVCKQADEEYQILANSWRYSSAFTNKIFFAMVDFDEGSDVFQMLNMNSAPTFINFPAKGKPKRGDTYELQVRGFAAEQLARWVADRTDVHIRVIRPPNYAGPLMLGLLLAVIGGLVYLRGSNLDFLYNKTGWAFAALCFVLAMTSGQMWNHIRGPPYAHKNPHTGQVNYIHGSSQAQFVAETHIVLLFNGGVTLGMVLLHEAATSDMDVGKRKIMCIAGIGLVVLFFSWLLSVFRSKYHGYPYSFLMS